tttatttcaacataacatgttacatgggtacattatacctatggttaataagttaaaatatttctttataattttcatttatatgtattttagcttaaattttacaataacacgtcatttttaattactcgttagcaatatcttccgattcacgaaagaaatttcagactttcgggtaattctgtttatactactggcaacacaggatagcgctgtgcacatttgacaattcggatctagataacttcatgccctgaccgtcatccttgtcgaacgcgtgttaattgttatttccttctcgctcagtgtcagcagtcgcagtgttttccaaacttttcacgtcgtaagcttggtaattaatgtgtaactgtgaattagttttttaaacgtttgtcttgtatagataaataaagtttaatttaatacattagatttgttttattttactatgtttctcccacatttcaaagtttgagaacctgtaaacagcatgatgacgtaggcgcgtgtcagttaggtcatacgcgaatctcggaatggagtaccaggcggagtatattattataccatgggtggcggcagcggcagtgtgggccgtaccgcgattgtgatcgcgcgcattcgagtacgctgcacgcccgctcgcatttgCCTGCTCTTACcggccttaatttttttgatcatgacttcgaacagaggaaaaaaatattgtagtgtCTTTGGGTGTCacaataacgactcctcaaacccggacttgtcattcttcaCAATACATTAATTACAGGAATTATGGTACAGATCGAAATTACTCATAGTCCCACCCGATGACTTCGTCGTGAATATAGGAAGGATGGAGAAGGTGTTTCGCAAAGCGTTTGAAAAGGACCACATCAACATTAAAATCGGCACGTCAATTTAGGAACAATTAAAAGACATAGAATTTACGatgcccatgcttccctaaaacctttttactaatgttatacgtaaggatgagaatttactttactttaaccgctaacagtaaagcgttccgaacatgcagaaaccggaggaactttttttttgtattgaatttataatttttttaataaatgccatttcctaatgtaaatatttaaaaagcgttttatttatacgtcatttatgaattgttagaacatttcattatattatataaatagaaacctagtgttactcataatacgcaaataatatttaactaaaaataaaagtgacaaccctaagcgccaacgcaagagtaggtaaataacttgccgagcggccttagattcactactgttcttagtgtactgtgacttagatatccagtgtcacatctagtcgatatctaatatagatctagttgatctctaaatcgtttctagatcttgtgattatctcgaaatccgaataggcctgtgagGGTCGTGATCATAAGAGATCGTGGCTTTGTTCATGAAGATTTTCCAATCTGCAAGATTTTAAACGTCTTTGTATTATTACAATACATATTTTTACTTGGGTCATTGAATATTTCAGCGTTTGTTATAAATACtcggggacaatcttacacagatcgaccgagccgcaaactaagcaaagcttgtaacgTGGGtattaggcgacgatatacatacttatataactACTTAGATATTAACATCCATAAAAGTAGAGCTTCACTAAAAtaatctttttttaattttgcccATAAAGGAGTGGAAATATAGTTGAAAATATTTAACGACTTTTACTTATAACCCCGTACAAGTTTAAaactattacctacttatttgcaATGCAACTGGTTTTGCTTGGTTCCATTAAATTTAGGTCCCACACGTTTCATCCTGATAGTTTTATAATTGAAATAGCACCTACGAGCCTACTCACATTTCAATTCATTCAAGGCAAAGTCGAGCTACGTGTGCTACGCGCTACGCCATTGAATGTAGCAGCATTTTCCCGCTAGGCTAGGTGACGAAAAcagtaaaaaataatgtaagCATATTTTACCCATATAGAAATGTCTAGCCGGTCGAACATAGATGGCGCATTCAGATTAAAAATATAGACATGTACctgatatttatttgattttaatcTCAGTCACATCTCAGTGCGCCTCTTTCGAACTTACGTTTGCAGCGCGAGGATATGTGACTTAAATTGTTTCCTGATAAAAACATGTTGTTCCAGGAGGTAGTGATACCGCAGAAGCGAGCGGCATTAGTGTTGGACCGAATTCTGATCGCGCTGCAGAAGGCCCTACACGAACCTCCGGCAGAATCCCACGACGGTCCGCACGCAGCGCCGCTGCGTGTTTCTTCCTACCTCGACTCCGACATGGTAAGTCATGTCTTGACCAGACTACAGTAGATCCAGAACGAGTGTCTAGGATAATTATTGGAAGGCCCTCACACtgcgccgctccaatattattgcggcggtatgcgacgtaagcgccagccgccataaggtaccttttaccgTGATACCTCACAAATATTTAAGCGTAAGGAAGTAAGTATGTGCATAGTTCGCCACACTATGCTCATTCACAATTAAAGTAGCAATTTtctcttttaaataaaattgagagaAAGTACCTGCTAGCTAACCATTGTTCCGAAATATGCACGTATAAGTAACATAATGTTTTTATGTCATATGGGATATCTCAGTCTGTCCATCTTTCCTCTCCTATTGTTTAGGTATAATTATTATGGCGGTCAGGAAAATATAATCAGCGCGTGTCGATAGCTTAGTAGAGATTAGAGCACGCGCTGATTCAGTTGAGATATTGTATGTGTCGCCGCAGATTAGAGATGTAATGTAAAGATAACAGGATGTATAAAACGCTTAGGTATGATTGAATAAATTAGTCTAAGATTACCAGTCAACGGAGTCTTTTACTCACTCAACCCAGTTCCTCTAAAATTATATTCATGTGGTTTGATTTTCGTTATGTTGTTCCCAGAGCGCCCTTCAGCGGCGAGGGCAGGCGGGCGCCTCCGGCCGCGGCCGGGTCCTGCGATGTTACTTCAACGCAGTCACATGCTTCTAACTATGTAATATCATAAATATCCAAATTCTATATCATCATTTACTCTAGCTAATTGCCTTTATTTCTCTAACTTACAACTATTTGATACGAATTTCTCAATCCCTTAATGTAAGATTGTAACgtgaataaattatgttttcttGTTATTCATAATGTGGTTTACAATTATGTAATAAACGTTATTGCCTGTGTTGTATTCTAAATTAACCCCCTAAGGCGAAGCCATTTGTTAATATCCTTCTCTTTTGTTGTAGCGGATGCGTTAAATTAGTTAATGAGTTTGTAAAACATTTCAGCCCCGTTTTCCATTTGCCACGACTTCAAAGTTCTGAGacaattttcattattaaacaaataaattaaagcAGCAGCAATCAGTATAACACGCTATCAAACGAAATGCGAATTGCCACACCTACGTAAGAAATGGAAATACATAAAATAACAGCCCGCATTTCCGTAATAAGTAAATAACATAACTTTCCGTTACATAGGTATAGATGCAGTCAGTTTGCCAGAACAGTCAACATCTGTCAGTCGTCAGTTTATTCTGCGACTTGTTTTttgtacatacatacctatatgtataagaAGTTTACTTATCAATATATGCCGATGGCGATGCCATaatgtgacatttcttcaaacaaaaacgtcacttttgacactgacacatctgatccatatcgtttctagatctattaattgtcgtatcttaaagttcgaatcgggcaggtTAATGTTGATATTTTGAAGTTATCCCGGTTCATGAACAATTGTTAACGTTATTAACAAACACATAACTTCTGCAAAGCGAGACCTAAGATAATAAATGAGCAGTGTAGGTAcaaaatattgttattattgTATACTTAACAGTTTTATTATTGATAAGTTGAAGATAAACACTGTTTacgtaaaaaactttgaatCCTCAAGTTTTCCTAGAGTTATAAATAGTACGGCAAGATGAaaatacacgatgatttttaatcggtgatgaggaacattttgttctaactcaGTAATTGGTGTAGATCACGTTGAAGTCGTAATTACATGGAAAGAATCCTATTTTTattatcataattttaattttgaggaCAGTTTTATCCTAAAATCCGTAAAATCCTTGTCACTCACTACTAATCGGTATCTATGAGTTATATATAGCCTCTTTACAAACTTAATGGTAATTGATAATTTATGAGTAGGTAATAACTTGTCATTGTCATTGTCATATGCATTAAACAAAGTCATAGATCCGTcaaatttaattatgttttaacttttaattaattaaacaatgagataattgcgtgagacctagcctaataagtttaatttgggctagacattaatatttttctactccttcaccgattaaaaatcatcgtgtattatatagtgtaattttcatcttgaaataaacaaaTCTAATCTGTAAGCGAAATCAGCAACATCCTCCATCACCTTTTTCTTTTTACCTGTGGATGTTCCTGATTTTACTTAAGTGTGACACGGATATGATAGGAAGAAGTTAGTTATACAAACTCTATGGTTATACAATGTAAAGTAGAAGTAGTAGAACTCATATAAAATTGTTGGAATTACCTTGGGGCGTCCTAGGATTCGTTTATGCACGGGGATATACAACGACACCTAGCGGTTACGATCAGTACGACGCAGCTTCGTCGCTGTCAATGGGCATAAACATTTTGTAAGATGAAAACATTGCCCCGTCGGTGATTTCAGGCAATTTCAGGTGAGAAGATAGCTACGTCAAGTTTGTTTCAAGTGCTCAAAGGTGGCGCTAATTTAGGTTTTGGAAGTAATGTTTTCAGAGTTCCATTGTCAACAAGGATTTTTTcttttctcatgctctgaaagctGCATTGTTTATCTATGAAGCGGACTGAAAGTGATACTTTTAGACACTAGGAACCCTAGTAAATagcaagtaccgtaaaatggggtgagtagggacaaagctgacattcaaacctcgataacattttatttttacattttatgcaaacttatttttattaataaatgttgtgtttattaataaaaattaataaatgttccgtccgtttgtattttagtttctttttatgattttaggtagttccatttcataactttaacgataaacacaaaatccctcctcaccccgtagtccctcgtagttggggtgagatgggatttcatataaaaagtgattttgaaacgttgttgaatcgatttttttttatgaatattacttaagctccatttgtaataggaatacattatttaggtaacctttaaaaaccatctcacccccctgtcatcctttctctccccattcataacccgactctcctcgcaatccTTACTCactccattttacggtatacaattatatttttagCGTTTAGCAATGAGAATACAAATCCATTTTGATTtgtagtaaaaataataattcggATATTTACCTAACTTAATAACGATCCTTTTCCTCACTTGATCAGGACCTCATCAGCTAAAGTTATATTTTGTCATGTTTTGAATAATACACATGTATTCTAATTTCCTCGTaggtattcgaaatgaaatagTAGTGTTCAACTCGGATGAACATGCATTGGACTTTAACTGATAATAATATATCATATCATTCATATCACAAATGGGTACCTTTCAATGCCATGGTTAACAATCTACGACTTGACCGCAAATGAGAAACGTATAGTTATATTTACTACTACATTTCTTCCAAATAAAACTCCTTGTTGTTGTTATAGCCTCCTTTATCATTAggtaccgtcaaccggggtgaatagggatggccGGGGTGAATAggaaaaaaacttaaaatgtgatttacTTAACAATTCatcatacaaatacaaattgtatcatacataatctactattattttcaatcgaaTGATACAATTTTTGTGGGTATTTTTGGAGAAATTGACAGGTAAATCACATTTAAAGTTTTGTCCCTATACACCTGTAAGGCTAGTTTAATGAAACAACGACATCTTGGAAGTGTTCTTTATTCGTATAGCGCTATCTCTTTTCAACCTAAGTGTTTTTTACATATGTCTATCCTTATTTCTCTAGTGTTGTTATTACCTATCGAATGAGAGTATTATGGTTCGACCTAAACATCGACTTTGCCCTTACATGCCCTTTGAAATTTAAATTGaaaagaatatttgtattgttttaattttaaatttcacaTTTATCTTACCCTTACATGCCATTATTTCAAAACTATAActttaaatttagaaaaacattttattattacataagTTAATTTACTTCCATTTAATTTGGGCGGGCCTGAAGCTGAAACTACTTATACATTACCAACATTATACAACTAAATTTACTGAAACTTTAATATTGTCAAATTTGAAATTACAActgttataaacttataaatgaGAATCatgttattttactttattgttACACTTCTTTGTTGAAATCATCATTACtatatattaaatttgtttcatacatttccaaacatttttatttctttacctttacctttaattattataagcaaTTATATTACCTTTAACTATAATAagcaatatatatatacagcacatctttttttgtaacttttcttctttttaaatgttttttgtttttaaatctaatgttttttttttttgaagcgACCTATATACAGCAATTTACCAAACGAATTAATGTCTTATGTTAGACTCGTTATATACactaatatctaaataaattaCACTACATATCATATCATACAAATACATCTCAgtcattatttacaaatttattttattcggcACTAGGTTAAGTTTATTAGGTTAAGCTCATTaagttaagtaattatttacaaagCATGCAATATAACATTATACAcaaatttgtttgttttttgtttattcCTCTCTGTACGCACAATACTACAACCGTTACCCTACTATACACGCCTATATACACTTAAAGCtagatatgtacatatttatagcaaattctttttatttacacattcTGGCGCTTCGCAAACTGACTTTCCATtcctttacttttttttttccaCACTTTAAACTGAGTTACGGTAAAAAGAAATTATTATGTAATTACTTTACTGTTTACCTTTAAATTAATTATGCAAAATATTACTGAAATTACTATATATTGGAAAACAAAATTGATATCTAAGActcttaggtaggtacatagatTGTATACTATCATGGAATATAAaagaaatacatatatttatattgtcaAATCCGGTTAAATATCATACTTGTATGGTTTCTCAGTGATGCGTCCTCTGTTGGTTACATACTGTCTTCGTCCTCCTGTATGACTGGTTCCATCACACTCCAGGGTATGGGTCACGTCCGTGGTCTGATGATCCTCCGGTATCTGGTCATTATGGGAGTTTACATCATCGCTGTCATCATTCTTGTACTGGTCACTATTAATATGGTTATCGTTTTGTGTATCTGAAAAAGCTGAAAAAGAATCTAAAGAGGGAGGTGGTGTTAAGGGTTTCAAAAACTGTACATGGACTATCTTCTTCTTTGTGGGTTGTCTGACATTCTGTATCTCATAGCATACTGATCCTACTTTCTTTACTATTTTGTATGGTCCCTTGTATTTTGGAGTCAACTTATGATCTTGTGGTTGGGGCCATGCATATAATACATATTCACCTTCCTTGAAGTTATGTTCTAATTTTCTGAGGTCAAATCTGATTTTATTTCTACAATGTTGCTcttctatttttttgtttgcTATGGTTCTTGCCTCGGATAATAAATCTAACTGATGTGTCCGGTCCATATTTTCTTGAATAGTTCCTATGTGAATTTCATTGGGTGGTATTCTAGGATGATATccgtgtaataaataaaatggggAATATTCTGTTGTCTTCTGTCTTGATGTATTTATTGCTAATAAAGTATTAGGCAATAACTTGTCCCACTCTGTACTATTTTCCAATGCCATTTTAGTCAGAGTTGCAATAATCGTGGCATTTGCTCTTTCAATTAATCCGTTGCTCTGAGCCGTGTATGGTGTTGTGGGCAGATGTTGTATTCCATATTTTGTGAAGAAACGTTGAGTTGATTGACTCATAAAACATGGGGCTTTGTCTGAAATGTATGTCAATGGTGGACCATATACGTAAATAATATCCTTTTCTATTGTGTCTATGACATCACTTGCTGACAACGAGCTTGTGGGCTTAGCCATTATGTACCTAGTAGCATGGTCTATATGTACCAACATGTATATGTTGCCTGAAGTGGTCTGTGGCAATGCTACTATATGGTCAGCTGATATTACCTCCATGGGTGTGTGTGGTATCGGTCTTGTACCCATTAATCCATAAGCCAATTTTGTTCTTCGATTGGTACTTGCACAAACAATGCAGGCATTTGTGTAAGCTTTAATGTCCTTGTGCATTGATTTCCACCAATATTTTTGCTTGATGCGTGCCAATGTTGATTTCATGTCCATGTGTCCACTGTCATCGTGTGCTAACTTTAATATTAAAGATCTTAAACTTTGTGGTACTACAATTTTCTCTTTATTGTAAAGCTCTTGTTCATTGACATGTATGAGAATACCGTTTTCTATTTTATATTGTTGTCTAATTTGTTGCAAATGGTGTGTTGTGGGGTCttgatttaattttgtacatATTAATTTAATGAAATTGTCCTTATTCTGAGcttgttttaatttttcttcATTACTTGTGACTATCATCATACATAAATCTTCTAAGGGATATCTTGACAAATGATCTGCGATACAATTTTGTTTGCCGGGTCTGTGCACTGGTATGAAATCAAATGGAGCTAAATCTACAACATATCTGGCGAATTTTCTGTtcatttttgatttatttataacgTACGCTGTCGTGTAACTGTCCGTgataagtgtaaactttgtgcCAAGCAAGTAAACTCTAAATTTTTGTGTAATAGCCCAATGAACTGCCGTTACCTCGAGTTCATTGATGTGATATCTTGTTTCTGTATCCTTCAATGATCTGCTGGCATACTCAATCACTTTTTTCTGTCCATTTTGAACCTGAAGCAAACACGATCCTATTCCACTGTATGAGCTGTCAGTTTCTACTATGGTTTCTTCTGCGTCTTGGCGAAAATATGCTAATATTGGTGACGACGTTATTAATGTTTTTACTGATTGAAATGCGTTTTGTTGTGTTTCTGTCAAAGTcacttgtttctttttaaactcttgttttttttctatgggCAAATTTGCGTTTCGTTTCAACATATCTGTTAGTGGTTTTACAATAGATGcataattttgtatgtattttctAAATGTATTTGTGAAACCTAAAAATGATCGAATTTCAGAAATTGATGTCAAAGTTTCGTATCTACTCACTGCAGCTGTTCTTTGTGGATCTGGTTTTTCTTCATTGTGCCCAATTATTCTTCCAAATAGTGGTAGTTCTGTTGCTAAAAATACACACTTTTCtttgtttaatttcaatttttttttctgtgttGCAATAAATACCTGTTCCAAAACTGACAATAATTGTTCAATATTATGTGCTCCTCCTGAAATGTCATCATAATACAAGCGTACTCCTTGATCATATAAGTGTCCATATGTTAAATTGATTACTTTTGACATAATCGATGGTCCTCCGACCATGCCAAACATGACTCGCATGAATTCTACATGATGATCCTGTGTTATTACCGCtgtcttataaatatcttcCTCTTTAATTCTAATATTGTGATATGCATGGTAAATGTCAAGTTTAAATTTGTATACAAACTGAGATATTACATTTATTATGTCATCCATTCGGTCTATAGGTTGAACATTGTTTTCTGTAATAGGGTTTATAGTCTTTGAATAATCTACAACTGGTCTGAAAGGGGACAAGGGTTGTACTATGAAATGGCTGTTCTACAACAAACATTGGTGCAGCATATGGGGAATCTGAATGTCTACATATCTTTTGCTCAATCCATTCATCTATTGTTTTTCTTAGAAATTCTCGTTCTGGTTGTGGCAGTCTATACGGTTTACATTTAATGGGAATGTTATGTTTTAGCTTTATTTCTAGTTCTACATCCTGAAATTCTCCTATATCATTCTTGTCACTTTTAAAAATATCTGAATACTTGTCAACTAAATTTGCAACTTTTTCTTGGTCATCTTGTGTAATTAAAATTTCCTGTTTACTAGTGCTTATGGGTTTCATACAACATGCAGTTAAGGTATTATCCTGTGTCAAATTGTCAAAATACTCTGTATGCGTAGGCGTAATGATACATACTTTGCCATCTGGTTCATGTATAATTCTTGCATATACCGCATTTTGCCAATCTTTTCCTATTATCATATCTACTGGTAAGTTTTCACTGATTGCTATCTGAGGCATAATATAGTCAATTTTTCCCACCTGTAACCTCGCTGTAATCCATCCAACGGGTGTGATCATGCTCCCTGCTACCTTGTATGAGCCTTTCTGCCATGGGTACACTTGCAGGTCACTTGGGAGTAGCTTCTTATCCACCATGGTTACCACCGATCCTGAATCTGGGAGTGCTGACAGTTGTATGTTGCTGTTAAGTATAATTGGTATTAATGTTACACTTGGTTCATCAAACTGTATGCAATTAActtgtttttctttattttgattatttttaatacCTGTCGACGTGCTTGGGTTATTCAATTGATTAGAGTATGGTTTTGTAGCTACTTTTTCCTTGGGTGACTGTACATTGGATTGCTGTGACTGCATTTCACAATTGTATGAAACATGGCCTTTCTTTTTGCATCGGAAACAAGTTACTTCATCAATTTTGTCTACACTGGGGTCATATTTCGGTATGAAATTGCTTTTTGATCTGTCAAATGTTTGTTTACTTACTGATTCTTGCTGCTCGGTCATCTTACGCTGTACCTTCCTGATGTTGTCAATTGCTGTTGCATGATTGATGAGCTCCTCCACATTCTTACAGCAATGCGTTGCCAAAGGCGTTGACCACCGCATGTCTTGGATTCCTTCCAGTATCAGAGATACTCGATCGGGCTCTGGAATTAAACTAGGTGACTTTTCAAGCATCGCATTTTTGACATAAATGTACTCAGTAATGGTTTCATTCGAGCGAAGTATCCTTTTACTTTGGTATTGTATGAATTCGGCAAATGACATTCTTATTTTAAACCTATCTACGAGTTGCTTTTTCCATTCTGACCATGATTCTATTTTTTTTCCACAAACAGTATTCCAATTATAAGCTGGGCCTCTTAATCGCATGGATGCGTTTACCATTGTCAAGTTATCTGACCAACTAGCTAGTGCGGCTATACGTTCTACTTGCCTAACCCATTCAGTTGCATTTTCAGTGCGATTACCACCGAAAAGGGGAATAGCGTTACTAGTGTCACTGGTTGAAAAGACTTGAAAAGTAGGAGACATTTTTTGTGCAATTATTTCTTGAGTCTGTGCCAATTGAGTTAAAACTTCGGTTAAGGTCGCATTCGTACCTTCCGTGGACATACCTTCGTTTACTACCTGTGCTCGACTTGCTTGTAGTTCCCGAATTTGCTGTCTCATAGACTCCATTTCCAAAATTTGAGATGTACGACGTACCTTTTCTTGCTTCAATGCTTCCATTGTACCATCCTGTATTTTAGCTTTGTTGTCGTCGATAATTCTTTTGATTAAATCATGTTTTAGGCCACTTACTGGCAAATAACGTAATGTCAATTCTTCCCGTAACTGTGCTACCGTAACAGTTTGaaaatcttcttcttctgtTCCTTccattatttatgattttagtTACTTTTGACCTGAAAGCTGAAAAAAGAGAAAACTTGCCGGCGTACCGAAACGTGGTACCGCAACGAAACGTGTTGCGAGCTAGTTCCTTTAACGTAGGATTCGCAATCCGGCTACATCCGTGTTTTTACTAacgtttatatacttatttttactttattacaTGACTTTCACTATGAGGTCTATTAATTTACAATTATTTCacgtttttaataactttaaaccattatttttaattaatttgacgCAGCGCCATGTAAGGCTAGTTTAATGAAACAACGACATCTTGGAAGTGTTCTTTATTCGTATAGCGCTATCTCTTTTCAACCTAAGTGTTTTTTACATATGTCTATCCTTATTTCTCTAGTGTTGTTATTACCTATCGAATGAGAGTATTATGGTTCGACCTAAACATCGACTTTGCCCTTACACACCCTAGCCATTTCTATCCACCCAGGTTGACGGTAATTActtatttacataataataaatgtagtatttttttttcatatattttagtaggtacatatgtttattttatttttattttattatttgttttatttttgcctTTTTGCCTTCTACTAtctgaaggttgtctggaagatatCGCTGTTTAGCGATaatgttacctacat
The genomic region above belongs to Cydia splendana chromosome 13, ilCydSple1.2, whole genome shotgun sequence and contains:
- the LOC134796564 gene encoding uncharacterized protein LOC134796564, whose translation is MNYRECDVPAMMSVALLLLALACSVIEAAPAPLYENPEEVVIPQKRAALVLDRILIALQKALHEPPAESHDGPHAAPLRVSSYLDSDMSALQRRGQAGASGRGRVLRCYFNAVTCF